In Deltaproteobacteria bacterium, the following proteins share a genomic window:
- a CDS encoding disulfide bond formation protein B: MDHQREINNTHWTLIFISWLVAAVSTLGSLFFSEIMELTPCVLCWYQRIFLFPLAVILLVGLFPFDKKVVRYALPLTIIGLLFTLYHCLLFFGFIPEALKPCSQGVSCADDSMVLFGFLPIPLLSLASFLIILTLLLITRKRMYK, encoded by the coding sequence CGCTCATCTTCATCAGTTGGCTTGTCGCCGCTGTTTCAACGCTGGGCAGCCTCTTTTTCAGTGAAATAATGGAATTGACGCCCTGCGTATTGTGCTGGTACCAACGGATATTTTTATTTCCCCTGGCAGTGATACTGCTGGTCGGCCTTTTTCCCTTCGACAAAAAGGTGGTTCGCTATGCATTACCCCTGACAATCATCGGTTTGCTCTTCACCCTTTATCATTGCCTGCTCTTTTTTGGATTTATCCCCGAGGCCCTTAAACCATGCAGCCAGGGCGTGTCCTGTGCCGACGACAGTATGGTGCTGTTCGGCTTTTTGCCAATCCCCCTGCTTTCCCTGGCTTCATTTTTGATTATTCTTACTTTATTACTAATAACCCGAAAAAGGATGTATAAATGA
- a CDS encoding DsbA family protein, which yields MKKNYLVIGSVLLMVLIFAIAAFIYNSRQTQKQIKQATEQSGALIRAHSPRKGNPDAKVTIVEFMDPACETCAKFHPFVKKLMASHPGKVNLVIRYAAFHQGSDLMVKILEAVKKQGKFWEVLEKMFETQPYWASHHNPQPQAFWNYLQRSGFDMAYLEKAINDPEIIKVLERDQADIRRLGVNKTPTFFVNGKPLPSFGYEQLATLVNAEVAANY from the coding sequence ATGAAAAAAAACTATCTTGTAATCGGATCGGTACTGCTGATGGTGCTCATATTTGCCATCGCCGCCTTTATCTATAACTCCCGGCAGACGCAAAAACAGATTAAACAGGCCACTGAACAATCGGGGGCTTTGATCAGGGCCCATTCCCCCAGAAAAGGGAATCCTGATGCAAAGGTTACCATTGTGGAGTTCATGGACCCGGCCTGTGAAACGTGCGCTAAATTCCACCCTTTTGTAAAGAAGCTCATGGCATCCCATCCAGGCAAGGTAAACCTGGTGATTCGTTATGCGGCATTTCACCAGGGTTCTGACCTGATGGTAAAGATACTTGAAGCCGTCAAGAAACAGGGTAAGTTCTGGGAGGTACTGGAAAAGATGTTCGAAACCCAGCCCTATTGGGCCTCTCACCATAACCCGCAGCCACAGGCATTCTGGAACTACTTGCAGCGTTCAGGCTTCGATATGGCCTACCTTGAAAAAGCAATAAATGATCCGGAAATTATAAAAGTCCTTGAAAGGGACCAGGCCGATATCAGGCGCCTGGGTGTAAACAAAACGCCCACCTTCTTCGTTAACGGCAAACCGCTGCCCAGCTTTGGCTATGAGCAACTGGCGACCCTGGTAAATGCCGAAGTGGCGGCAAATTACTAA
- a CDS encoding peptidase MA family metallohydrolase — MKTITTDFPAATKKNIIRVILLLAFLLFQPGQALFAQEDFPEESELESIEKSIEALLPSEEKDELRSRYYLILAREKLNNKEFEETLNLLENNSEYIRDEKTATLMRGIACYFTGSHYEAEAELLNIAYDDGGNKEALNLLGSIYYERGDLTIAIEHWQWALSLEKENAELKAMIAKAKREAAVESKMEKTFTGRFLINYDGRRDEKTGHVISGILEEAYYDVGTDLNFFPEKEISVIIYTEKEFKEVTLAPGWAGGLYDGKIRIPSGGAELSSMKLRQLIYHEYTHAVIHLLAGGMCPRWLNEGIAMYEESKVNAEGEQFKASPKSNIDISSSGDIDLLLMSDNADKALFAYRQSYSLARNLIDNYGIHKIAGLLKALGKNKPFKKTFNQAYGNDNLSFDTWWKNVYKD, encoded by the coding sequence ATGAAAACAATAACGACGGATTTCCCGGCAGCAACAAAGAAGAATATTATTAGAGTCATTCTCCTTCTCGCTTTCTTATTATTTCAACCAGGGCAAGCTCTCTTTGCACAGGAAGATTTCCCGGAAGAAAGCGAGCTTGAATCAATTGAGAAATCGATTGAAGCGCTCCTTCCTTCAGAGGAAAAAGATGAGCTAAGAAGTCGCTACTACCTTATTCTTGCCCGGGAAAAGCTGAATAATAAGGAGTTTGAGGAAACACTTAATTTACTCGAAAACAACAGTGAGTATATTAGGGATGAAAAAACCGCCACACTGATGAGGGGGATAGCCTGCTATTTTACAGGAAGCCACTATGAAGCTGAAGCTGAATTACTTAACATTGCCTATGACGATGGGGGAAACAAGGAGGCGCTAAACCTGCTTGGAAGTATCTATTATGAAAGAGGTGATCTGACTATTGCCATAGAACACTGGCAATGGGCGCTATCGCTTGAAAAGGAGAATGCGGAACTTAAGGCAATGATTGCCAAGGCAAAGAGGGAGGCTGCCGTAGAATCAAAAATGGAGAAAACCTTTACAGGCAGGTTTCTCATTAATTATGACGGCAGGCGCGATGAAAAAACAGGCCATGTCATATCGGGTATACTGGAAGAAGCTTATTATGACGTAGGCACAGACCTCAACTTCTTTCCCGAAAAAGAGATAAGCGTCATTATATATACGGAAAAGGAATTTAAGGAAGTCACCCTGGCGCCGGGCTGGGCCGGAGGGCTTTATGATGGGAAAATAAGAATCCCCTCCGGTGGCGCCGAGCTCTCGTCCATGAAGCTCAGGCAACTCATTTACCATGAATACACCCATGCCGTTATTCATCTACTTGCAGGAGGCATGTGCCCCAGGTGGCTTAACGAAGGGATTGCCATGTACGAAGAGAGCAAAGTGAATGCAGAAGGGGAACAATTCAAGGCAAGCCCAAAGAGTAACATCGATATCTCCAGCAGTGGTGACATTGACCTTCTTTTAATGTCAGACAATGCAGACAAGGCCCTCTTTGCCTACAGACAGAGTTACAGCCTTGCCAGGAACCTTATAGACAACTACGGAATCCACAAGATTGCCGGACTGTTAAAGGCCCTTGGAAAAAACAAACCCTTTAAAAAAACATTCAACCAGGCATACGGCAACGACAACCTTTCCTTTGACACGTGGTGGAAAAATGTATATAAAGATTAA
- a CDS encoding nucleotide pyrophosphohydrolase: MTFREYQTIVDDWIKEHGVRYFSEMTNLAQLMEEVGELARVMSRTYGDQSFKPSDKEISLADELADIFFVITCIANQTGIDMTGAIRKNLDKKTRRDSKRHKNNPKLVK; this comes from the coding sequence ATAACTTTTAGAGAGTATCAGACAATTGTTGATGACTGGATAAAGGAGCATGGTGTTCGGTATTTCTCGGAAATGACCAACCTTGCGCAACTCATGGAAGAAGTCGGGGAACTGGCAAGAGTTATGTCCAGAACCTATGGCGACCAGAGTTTTAAACCGTCAGATAAGGAGATTTCCCTTGCCGACGAACTGGCTGATATTTTCTTTGTTATTACCTGTATAGCCAACCAGACAGGCATAGATATGACCGGGGCAATCAGAAAAAATCTGGATAAGAAGACGAGACGGGACTCAAAGAGACATAAAAATAATCCCAAGCTCGTCAAATAA